Proteins from one Pseudomonas grandcourensis genomic window:
- a CDS encoding hydrolase yields the protein MPTASAVPGKTLLNPVDHTLIMIDHQSQMSFATKSIDATTLRNNAALVAKAAKEFEVATILTTVAEKSFSGPIFDEIKSVFPDQHVIDRTSMNTWEDPRIAVEVNRHGKAKIVLAGLWTSVCIVGPALSALDQGFDVYFIADACGDVSVEAHEMAIQRMVQLGARPMTSLQYLLELQRDWARTNTYDATVKTSIENGGAYGLGLIYAKTMFNASEGH from the coding sequence ATGCCTACCGCATCTGCCGTACCCGGCAAGACTCTGCTGAACCCTGTCGATCACACCCTTATCATGATCGATCACCAGTCGCAAATGTCCTTCGCCACCAAATCCATCGACGCGACGACACTACGCAACAATGCTGCCCTGGTCGCCAAAGCAGCAAAGGAGTTCGAGGTCGCTACCATCCTGACTACGGTCGCAGAGAAGAGCTTTTCCGGGCCTATCTTTGACGAGATCAAGTCGGTTTTTCCCGATCAGCACGTCATTGACCGCACCAGCATGAACACCTGGGAAGATCCGCGTATTGCGGTAGAGGTGAACCGTCACGGCAAGGCCAAGATTGTGCTGGCCGGTCTATGGACGTCGGTCTGTATTGTTGGCCCGGCGCTCTCTGCCCTGGATCAGGGTTTCGATGTGTATTTCATCGCTGACGCTTGCGGTGATGTATCAGTCGAGGCTCATGAGATGGCGATTCAGCGCATGGTACAACTTGGCGCTCGCCCGATGACATCCCTGCAATATTTGCTTGAATTGCAACGTGACTGGGCCCGTACCAATACCTACGACGCCACGGTGAAAACCTCCATTGAAAATGGTGGCGCTTATGGTTTGGGACTGATCTACGCGAAAACCATGTTCAACGCTTCCGAAGGCCACTGA
- a CDS encoding MBL fold metallo-hydrolase, whose protein sequence is MKHSLVCILRGFGLAFVLTSVGVQAQAPIQATQVPGYYRLAVGDYEVTALFDGYNDLSPKLLHGMSQSQIRALLARRAIETPGVQTAFNAFLINTGKQLILVDTGAGQCIGATAGQLSANIQAAGYKPEQVDAILLTHLHLDHVCGLVDGQQQPIFAKASVYAAKAEADYWLDPQALAKAPEAAKGFFKIAQDSTAPYIVAGRFKTFAPGQSPLPGVVEAQLETGHTPGSSTYRFASQGQSILFMGDLVHNLAVQFLHPEVSIGFDVNNQQAIKSRNQVFSAAAASKTWVAAAHLPFPGIGHISAVDKHFEWVPVEYGPYKRAANVPLIE, encoded by the coding sequence ATGAAGCATTCTCTGGTTTGCATACTGCGTGGATTCGGCCTGGCATTCGTGCTGACTTCTGTTGGCGTCCAGGCTCAGGCGCCGATTCAGGCCACTCAGGTCCCCGGCTACTATCGGTTGGCGGTGGGTGATTACGAAGTGACGGCGCTGTTCGACGGTTACAACGATCTTTCACCGAAGCTGCTACATGGCATGAGCCAGAGTCAGATCCGCGCGCTGCTCGCCCGTCGTGCGATTGAAACACCGGGCGTGCAGACGGCGTTTAACGCCTTCCTGATCAATACTGGCAAACAACTGATTCTGGTCGACACCGGGGCCGGGCAGTGCATCGGCGCTACCGCAGGCCAGCTCTCGGCCAACATACAAGCCGCCGGCTACAAGCCGGAGCAGGTCGATGCCATCCTGCTTACGCACTTGCATCTGGATCATGTCTGCGGTCTGGTGGATGGTCAGCAGCAGCCGATCTTCGCCAAAGCCTCTGTGTATGCCGCCAAGGCCGAGGCCGATTACTGGCTAGACCCGCAGGCGCTGGCTAAAGCTCCGGAGGCGGCCAAAGGCTTCTTCAAGATCGCGCAGGACTCCACCGCACCTTACATCGTAGCGGGGCGCTTCAAAACCTTCGCCCCGGGTCAGTCGCCATTGCCGGGTGTGGTGGAGGCCCAACTGGAGACCGGACACACGCCGGGCAGCAGCACGTACCGCTTCGCCTCCCAGGGGCAGAGCATCCTGTTCATGGGGGACCTGGTGCACAACCTCGCCGTGCAATTCCTGCACCCGGAGGTGTCGATCGGGTTCGACGTTAACAATCAGCAAGCGATCAAGAGTCGCAATCAGGTGTTCAGTGCCGCTGCCGCGAGCAAGACCTGGGTGGCGGCCGCGCACTTGCCGTTCCCCGGTATTGGACATATCAGCGCCGTGGATAAGCATTTTGAGTGGGTGCCGGTGGAATACGGGCCGTACAAACGAGCGGCCAACGTTCCGTTGATCGAGTAA
- the phnE gene encoding phosphonate ABC transporter, permease protein PhnE — MNRLINLLLILCIGAAVVASFRYLGIDLGELTGSGNLKQMGAYVLRFLSPDLSAGHLQAIGRGAVETMAMSALGTLLAAVFGLVLALPAAGRFGWPLQSASRLVLNALRAIPELVWAALMVLAAGLGPNAGTLALAMHTTGVLGRLFAEALENTPPQPAEAIRLQGGNVVWAFCYGTLPNLFPQLLAYILYRWENNIRMASVLGFVGAGGLGQMLYVSLSLFQEAQASTVILAMLVLVFAVDGLSSWSRQRWVKA; from the coding sequence ATGAATCGCCTGATCAACCTGCTGCTGATCCTGTGCATTGGCGCAGCGGTCGTCGCTTCGTTCCGCTATCTGGGCATCGACCTCGGCGAACTGACGGGCAGCGGTAACCTGAAGCAGATGGGCGCCTACGTGCTGCGTTTTCTCAGCCCGGACCTGAGCGCCGGCCATCTGCAAGCCATCGGCCGTGGCGCCGTGGAAACCATGGCCATGTCGGCCCTCGGCACCCTGCTCGCGGCGGTATTCGGCCTGGTGCTGGCACTGCCGGCGGCCGGGCGTTTCGGTTGGCCATTGCAGAGTGCATCGCGCCTGGTGCTGAACGCCCTGCGCGCCATTCCCGAACTGGTGTGGGCCGCGCTGATGGTGCTGGCCGCCGGACTCGGCCCCAACGCCGGGACCCTGGCACTGGCCATGCACACCACCGGAGTGCTCGGTCGACTCTTCGCCGAAGCACTGGAAAACACCCCGCCGCAACCTGCCGAAGCGATCCGCTTGCAAGGCGGAAACGTCGTCTGGGCCTTCTGCTACGGCACCCTGCCCAACCTGTTTCCGCAGCTGTTGGCGTACATCCTGTACCGCTGGGAAAACAACATCCGTATGGCTAGCGTTCTGGGATTTGTTGGTGCTGGGGGTTTGGGGCAGATGCTCTATGTGAGTCTTAGCCTGTTTCAGGAGGCTCAGGCTAGTACGGTGATTTTGGCGATGTTGGTGCTGGTGTTTGCTGTTGATGGGTTGAGTAGTTGGAGTCGGCAGCGTTGGGTTAAGGCGTGA
- the wrbA gene encoding NAD(P)H:quinone oxidoreductase codes for MAKLLVLYYSMYGHIETLAQAVAEGARKVPGVEVTLKRVPETMDPDIFKAAHGKTGQQAAVASPSELGDYDAIIFGTPTRFGNMAGQMRTFLDQTCGLWAKGALVGKVASVFTSTGTGGGQESTITSTWTTLAHHGMVIVPIGYSDQALFDISQGGGGTPYGASTIAGADGSRQPDARETGIARHQGEYVAKIAAKLVAA; via the coding sequence ATGGCGAAATTACTGGTTCTCTATTATTCAATGTACGGCCACATCGAAACCTTGGCCCAAGCTGTCGCTGAAGGTGCTCGCAAAGTACCGGGTGTTGAGGTCACGCTCAAACGTGTTCCGGAAACCATGGATCCCGACATCTTCAAAGCAGCGCACGGCAAGACAGGGCAACAAGCCGCAGTCGCCTCGCCAAGCGAGTTAGGTGACTATGACGCGATCATTTTTGGAACGCCAACCCGCTTTGGCAATATGGCCGGTCAGATGCGAACGTTCCTGGATCAGACCTGTGGGCTTTGGGCCAAAGGTGCGCTGGTCGGCAAGGTTGCCAGCGTTTTTACTTCAACAGGTACTGGCGGCGGTCAAGAATCTACGATCACATCCACCTGGACTACCCTGGCGCATCATGGAATGGTTATCGTCCCGATTGGCTATAGCGATCAGGCACTTTTCGATATTTCTCAAGGGGGCGGCGGCACACCATACGGTGCGTCAACCATTGCCGGTGCTGACGGCTCACGTCAGCCAGATGCCCGCGAAACGGGCATTGCTCGACACCAAGGTGAGTATGTGGCGAAGATCGCCGCAAAACTTGTTGCGGCTTAA
- a CDS encoding alpha/beta hydrolase, with protein sequence MDIIQKTLAITLLALSIDNAIASGSPGVEHTTQAFLEALEAGGGKPLEQLSPKDARAVLTGAQTSVKVDLSGVEVSDKAITVDGHPLNLKVVRPAKVKGELPVFMFFHGGGWVLGDFPTHQRLIRDLVVGSGAVAVYVDYTPSPEAHYPTAINQAYAATRWVAEHGKDIGVDGKRLAVAGNSVGGNMAAVVALMAKEQKAPALRFQLLMWPVTNAGFDNGSYQQFAEGHFLTKGMMQWFWDNYTTNPAERSQIHASPLNASAEQLKGLPAALVQTAEFDVLRDEGEGYALHLDAAGVPVTSVRYNGMIHDFGLLNPLSSIPEVKTAVRQAALELKTHLN encoded by the coding sequence ATGGACATCATCCAGAAAACGCTGGCCATCACCCTCCTGGCTCTTTCCATAGACAATGCCATTGCCTCAGGCAGCCCGGGTGTCGAACACACGACCCAGGCCTTCCTCGAAGCCCTGGAGGCAGGTGGTGGCAAACCACTGGAACAACTGAGCCCGAAAGACGCCCGTGCGGTGCTGACTGGTGCACAAACCTCAGTGAAAGTGGACCTGTCCGGTGTGGAGGTCAGCGACAAGGCGATCACGGTCGATGGCCACCCCCTCAACCTCAAAGTGGTGCGCCCGGCCAAGGTCAAAGGCGAGTTGCCGGTGTTCATGTTCTTTCACGGTGGCGGCTGGGTACTGGGCGACTTCCCGACTCACCAGCGTCTGATTCGTGACCTGGTGGTGGGTTCCGGTGCCGTTGCGGTATATGTCGACTACACACCATCGCCCGAAGCGCATTACCCGACCGCGATCAACCAGGCCTACGCCGCGACCCGCTGGGTGGCCGAACATGGCAAGGACATCGGTGTCGACGGTAAGCGACTGGCGGTAGCCGGTAATAGTGTCGGCGGTAACATGGCGGCGGTCGTGGCATTGATGGCCAAGGAACAGAAAGCCCCGGCCCTGCGTTTTCAGTTACTGATGTGGCCGGTGACCAACGCCGGGTTCGACAATGGCTCGTATCAGCAATTTGCCGAGGGCCACTTCCTGACGAAGGGCATGATGCAGTGGTTCTGGGACAACTACACCACTAATCCGGCCGAGCGCTCACAGATCCACGCCTCACCACTCAACGCCAGCGCCGAACAACTTAAAGGGCTACCGGCAGCCCTGGTGCAAACAGCCGAGTTCGACGTCTTGCGTGATGAAGGCGAAGGTTATGCCCTCCATCTGGATGCGGCCGGTGTGCCGGTCACCTCAGTGCGCTATAACGGCATGATCCATGACTTCGGCTTGCTCAATCCGCTGAGCTCGATTCCCGAGGTCAAGACTGCGGTGCGTCAGGCAGCACTGGAGCTCAAAACGCATTTGAACTGA
- a CDS encoding DUF3313 domain-containing protein: MSMDHKLFVGVALTYLLLGGCTSQVTEREQYSGFLSNYNNLQEVTTATGEKAMRWVSPSWNPNAYDTIAFRTLEFYPSPKPNEQVNQQTLADLQDFMSRKAKIVLGQKYQRVSNAAAAPARSRPLILRAAITGVSASNEGMKWYEVMPIAAVVGATQAATGHRDQDTNLFIEAEFIDARTNQTMAKVVRKVFGNQLENESQKITTKDFKDAIEKLNTDLWTFIHS; the protein is encoded by the coding sequence ATGTCCATGGACCATAAACTGTTTGTTGGCGTCGCACTGACATACCTGCTACTCGGCGGTTGCACCTCCCAAGTCACTGAGCGCGAGCAATATTCGGGCTTCCTGTCCAACTACAACAACCTGCAAGAAGTGACTACCGCCACGGGTGAGAAGGCAATGCGCTGGGTGAGCCCGTCGTGGAACCCGAATGCGTATGACACCATAGCGTTCAGAACGCTGGAGTTTTATCCCTCGCCCAAACCCAATGAGCAGGTCAATCAACAGACGCTGGCCGACTTGCAGGACTTCATGTCCAGAAAGGCCAAAATCGTGCTGGGCCAGAAATACCAGAGGGTGTCTAACGCCGCCGCCGCACCGGCCAGGTCACGCCCCCTGATTCTGCGGGCGGCAATCACTGGCGTCAGCGCTTCGAACGAAGGCATGAAGTGGTATGAAGTGATGCCGATTGCGGCCGTTGTCGGAGCGACACAGGCAGCTACCGGTCACAGGGATCAAGACACTAATCTATTCATTGAAGCCGAGTTCATTGACGCAAGAACCAATCAAACAATGGCCAAAGTGGTGCGTAAGGTATTCGGCAACCAGCTAGAGAACGAAAGTCAGAAAATCACCACCAAGGACTTTAAAGACGCTATTGAAAAACTGAATACCGATCTCTGGACGTTCATCCACAGCTGA
- a CDS encoding helix-turn-helix transcriptional regulator, with the protein MLRDMGSCVRISAIAEQCNLSRSHFSRAFKKVTGQSPQGWLMMMKIEKAKSLLITSMPITDVVYECGFADHSHFTRTFSRLEGMTPKAWRRAVVFATSHPLQMPVIDRDIPNWRIHDSRGVGVGQSHTQELHA; encoded by the coding sequence ATGCTGCGTGACATGGGCAGCTGCGTTCGTATCAGCGCGATTGCCGAACAGTGCAATCTGTCCCGCAGCCATTTTTCCCGAGCGTTCAAAAAGGTTACCGGCCAGTCGCCGCAAGGCTGGTTGATGATGATGAAAATCGAAAAAGCCAAAAGCCTGCTTATCACCTCGATGCCGATTACCGATGTCGTCTATGAATGCGGTTTCGCGGATCACTCGCATTTCACCCGCACCTTCAGCCGCCTGGAAGGAATGACACCCAAGGCATGGCGCCGGGCCGTTGTTTTTGCAACGAGCCACCCTCTCCAGATGCCAGTGATCGATCGGGACATACCCAACTGGAGAATTCACGACAGCCGGGGCGTAGGCGTGGGACAGTCGCACACGCAAGAACTACACGCGTGA
- a CDS encoding AAA family ATPase, translated as MPSSSLSASGSHSLDVSHDEAWLERCAFTLLRRENDLTWFTLQDRASGTRWLAARAPIQRPFLCQRLERDFHLRLDPAWAIAPVAFIRSAEGPLLIYPASGVPLTDLISDTGLPLARLLAIAVAAANALASAQKTGVRHASLLPHHLVVDAADSVKLLSVHSHAGEAPAVELPHLEQWPYLAPEQVRRDAASFDSRSDIYALTAILYQALTGRLPLTARDPSQWLHAHAAVQPQSPAIYVTDLPEGICRVLLKGLAKEPGARYQSAESMAVDLAWCQQQWLEHERIDAFRLGAFDVLPSSARGDVLFGREAERTQLVELMDQVGSDGIARVLLVGGAPGAGKSTLIHRGVRPLAPGYWASGKSNLLQQEIPFAPLAEIFKSLLTQLLGKPALELRTLGEQLAERLKGRGRLLVELAPEAELVIGVTPELPNMPARHALDRANRTLLDVLDVFAQPGCPLVLFVDDVQWADDSTLSFLQAFVDRRPRHLVLILAYREAQTQALEREGGVLQMLAREQSLPCASVMLGPLSVAAVAQLIAAELDTEAREIAALAQLVHYKTAGNPLFVSQVLRALIDERLVRFDVQDRRWVWNQREVDGYRYADNVADLMVLRLERLSPMEREVLRTASYVGGRCDESLLHRLLPCEPQQTTHDVQSLVDAGFLLRDREQLVFPHDRVLEAACQLAASAGRAAEHARIAGAMLDHWGEKIHERVFEVASQVQRIDADELEAHRRAAFVELLIEAAERARDTAAVEQAVGYLRTAESLLGQTGWSSLYSQTFATQWLAAECDMLLADLEGAQRRLDECLTQATIVLDRAKTYRLRATLRTLHSDYEGAITEALNGLALLDIPLQRRPSQDDLTLGFTQVRRLVGARRIADLVHLPKADDPPVEAAMELLSTLISSFFIDDDIRFLHLAKMVELTLLHGTTPGSGYGFAWFGVMIAERFGEYVDGQAFAEVALELTDKHGYEAGRTGTLVALDQVSPWTRPMAYAREKAFAAFECGQAGGDLGMSCYACNHIGSDLLFMGEPLPGVLSELEHGLAWVRQFHYIDIERILLAQQAFATDLRDGRVHRPLAELDGIEHDHFGPIDRTRVSQPTLFWSWLYSGMSAFYFGDIPYALRRFEEAAALTWSIPAHINLADYYLFYSLTLGSAQAPGAVAEKLQILERQRLQFLPWVELNPTTFRNKLLLIEGVIARLRGQELVAIRCFDQSQIAAAAAGFIHEQALANEQLAGICLPNGLVSGANHHLRVARDCYKLWGANSKARLLETLHPFLSDEPSFEPVLPLTQVRLDLEVGIEAARALSQEVLLERLVETLMNHLMIQAGADNGMLMIVSGAEMQLAATASVEAGNVRVALDAGQPLEQIAPASVLNATMRTRTPLVLDDAWADCPEAYSADLQPRQVRSVLCLPLLKQGTLIGLIYLENSLVPKLFSAPRLTMLEILASQAAVSLQTAKLYEQLVEDNKLRAQMEADLRSSRAELARSSHLKVMGELSASIAHEISQPLLGIVSNASASLRWLKRDQPDLEEAIQGLEDIRSDSARAADIVQALRALAKQAPLQRLPVQIDHLIAEVLRLTATDLANRNVSLETRLEAQCPVSVDAVQIQQVVFNLITNALDAIAGAGLPNGRIIISSVVKDAHVQVCFQDNGPGIDAHQREQIFDAFYTTKGSGMGMGLAICRSVIGAHGGTVAVQDSEQGARICFKLPLAPASSG; from the coding sequence ATGCCCAGCAGCTCTCTCTCAGCATCCGGTTCCCACAGTCTTGATGTCTCACACGATGAAGCCTGGCTTGAGCGTTGTGCCTTCACCCTCCTGCGCCGGGAAAACGACCTGACCTGGTTCACGCTCCAGGATCGGGCATCGGGCACACGCTGGCTCGCCGCCCGGGCGCCGATTCAGCGGCCTTTCCTATGTCAGCGGCTGGAGCGCGATTTTCACTTGCGCCTGGATCCGGCCTGGGCGATTGCGCCTGTCGCGTTCATCCGCTCGGCCGAGGGGCCTTTGTTGATCTATCCCGCGTCCGGGGTGCCGCTGACTGATTTGATCAGTGACACAGGGCTGCCACTGGCACGCTTGCTGGCCATCGCCGTAGCCGCGGCCAACGCGCTGGCGAGCGCCCAGAAGACGGGTGTGCGACATGCCAGCCTGCTACCCCACCACTTGGTGGTGGATGCGGCGGACTCGGTCAAACTACTGAGTGTTCACAGCCATGCCGGGGAGGCGCCCGCCGTAGAACTGCCCCACCTGGAGCAATGGCCTTATCTGGCCCCCGAGCAGGTACGACGCGATGCCGCCAGTTTTGATTCGCGCAGCGATATCTACGCGCTGACCGCGATTCTTTATCAGGCACTGACCGGCCGCCTGCCGCTCACCGCCCGCGATCCGTCCCAATGGCTGCACGCGCATGCCGCCGTCCAACCGCAATCACCGGCGATTTATGTCACCGATCTGCCGGAAGGCATCTGCCGAGTGCTGCTCAAAGGCCTGGCGAAAGAACCGGGTGCCCGCTACCAGAGTGCCGAATCAATGGCCGTAGATCTCGCCTGGTGCCAACAGCAGTGGCTGGAACATGAGCGTATCGACGCGTTCCGCCTGGGCGCTTTCGATGTGTTGCCTTCCTCGGCCCGCGGCGATGTGCTGTTCGGGCGAGAGGCCGAGCGCACGCAGTTGGTCGAGCTGATGGATCAGGTGGGCAGCGATGGTATTGCCCGGGTCCTGCTGGTCGGTGGCGCGCCGGGCGCCGGAAAGTCGACGCTGATACATCGGGGTGTCCGGCCCCTGGCGCCAGGTTACTGGGCCAGCGGCAAGAGCAATCTGTTGCAACAGGAAATTCCCTTTGCACCCTTGGCAGAGATCTTCAAGTCGCTGTTGACACAGTTGCTGGGCAAGCCGGCTCTGGAGCTGCGGACGCTGGGCGAGCAACTGGCCGAACGGCTCAAGGGACGGGGCAGGCTTCTGGTGGAACTGGCGCCCGAGGCCGAGCTGGTCATTGGGGTCACACCTGAGCTGCCGAACATGCCGGCCCGACATGCGCTCGATCGCGCCAACCGGACCCTGCTTGATGTATTGGATGTCTTCGCTCAGCCGGGATGTCCCCTGGTGCTGTTCGTGGATGACGTGCAATGGGCGGACGATTCGACGCTGTCGTTTTTGCAGGCATTCGTCGACCGGCGGCCCCGGCATCTGGTGCTGATCCTGGCGTATCGCGAGGCGCAGACGCAGGCCCTCGAGCGCGAGGGGGGAGTGCTGCAGATGCTGGCCCGCGAGCAATCGTTGCCTTGTGCAAGCGTCATGCTGGGGCCATTGTCCGTGGCCGCGGTCGCGCAGCTGATCGCCGCTGAACTGGACACCGAAGCCAGGGAGATAGCGGCGCTCGCGCAACTCGTGCATTACAAGACGGCCGGCAACCCTCTGTTCGTCAGCCAAGTGTTGCGCGCATTGATCGATGAACGTCTGGTGCGCTTTGATGTGCAGGATCGCCGCTGGGTCTGGAATCAACGAGAGGTGGACGGTTATCGCTACGCCGACAACGTCGCGGACTTGATGGTATTGCGACTCGAGCGCCTGTCACCGATGGAGCGCGAAGTGCTGCGCACGGCCAGTTATGTCGGCGGACGCTGTGATGAATCGCTGCTGCATCGGCTGTTGCCGTGTGAGCCACAACAAACCACCCATGATGTGCAAAGCCTGGTCGATGCAGGTTTTCTGTTGCGTGATCGTGAGCAACTGGTGTTTCCCCATGACCGTGTGCTTGAGGCGGCCTGTCAGCTTGCGGCGTCAGCGGGACGCGCCGCCGAGCATGCGCGTATCGCTGGCGCCATGCTTGATCATTGGGGTGAGAAGATCCATGAGCGTGTGTTCGAAGTCGCCAGTCAGGTCCAGCGCATTGACGCCGATGAACTGGAAGCGCATCGCCGCGCCGCGTTCGTCGAGCTGTTGATTGAAGCCGCCGAACGCGCCCGCGACACCGCCGCTGTCGAGCAAGCCGTGGGCTATCTTCGCACGGCCGAGAGTCTGCTCGGCCAGACAGGTTGGTCGAGCCTCTACAGCCAGACGTTTGCCACCCAATGGCTGGCTGCCGAGTGCGACATGCTCCTGGCCGATCTAGAAGGCGCTCAGCGCCGCCTCGACGAATGCCTGACCCAGGCCACCATAGTGCTCGACCGCGCGAAGACCTATCGGTTACGGGCCACTTTGCGCACGCTGCACTCCGATTACGAGGGGGCGATCACCGAGGCGCTGAACGGTCTGGCCTTGCTGGATATTCCCCTTCAGCGCAGGCCCTCGCAGGACGATTTAACCCTGGGCTTTACTCAGGTTCGTAGGCTTGTCGGTGCACGCCGCATCGCCGATCTCGTGCATTTGCCTAAGGCCGATGACCCGCCTGTCGAAGCGGCCATGGAATTGCTCAGTACGTTGATTTCTTCGTTCTTCATCGACGACGACATTCGTTTTCTGCATTTGGCAAAAATGGTCGAACTCACGCTGCTGCATGGCACCACGCCAGGCAGTGGTTACGGTTTTGCCTGGTTTGGCGTGATGATTGCCGAACGCTTTGGCGAGTATGTGGATGGGCAGGCCTTCGCCGAAGTGGCTCTGGAGCTCACCGACAAGCACGGCTACGAAGCAGGGCGCACAGGCACGCTGGTGGCGCTTGATCAGGTTAGCCCCTGGACTCGACCGATGGCGTACGCTCGAGAAAAGGCCTTCGCCGCATTCGAGTGCGGCCAGGCCGGCGGCGACCTGGGCATGTCCTGTTACGCCTGCAACCACATAGGTTCCGACCTGCTGTTCATGGGCGAACCTTTGCCAGGGGTGTTGAGCGAACTGGAACATGGGTTGGCGTGGGTGCGGCAATTCCATTACATCGATATCGAGCGCATCCTGCTGGCGCAACAGGCATTCGCCACCGATCTGCGTGACGGGCGCGTGCATCGGCCATTGGCCGAACTGGATGGCATCGAACATGACCATTTCGGTCCCATCGACCGTACCCGTGTGTCGCAGCCGACGCTGTTCTGGTCGTGGCTTTATTCAGGCATGTCGGCGTTTTATTTCGGCGATATCCCTTATGCATTGCGACGTTTCGAAGAAGCCGCCGCGCTGACCTGGTCCATTCCGGCGCATATCAATCTTGCCGATTACTACCTGTTCTACAGCCTGACGCTGGGCAGTGCGCAGGCGCCGGGCGCGGTGGCGGAAAAACTGCAAATACTCGAGCGGCAACGCTTGCAGTTTTTGCCGTGGGTCGAGCTCAACCCGACAACCTTCCGCAACAAACTGCTGCTGATCGAGGGGGTCATCGCCCGTTTGCGCGGTCAGGAACTGGTAGCTATCCGTTGTTTCGATCAGTCTCAGATCGCTGCGGCGGCGGCAGGTTTCATCCATGAGCAGGCGCTGGCCAATGAACAGCTGGCGGGTATCTGCCTACCCAACGGGCTGGTGTCGGGTGCCAACCACCACCTGCGTGTCGCGCGCGATTGCTACAAACTGTGGGGCGCCAACAGCAAGGCACGCCTATTGGAAACCTTGCACCCTTTTCTGAGTGATGAGCCATCGTTCGAACCGGTCCTGCCTTTGACCCAGGTCCGTCTCGATCTTGAAGTGGGAATCGAAGCGGCGCGTGCACTGTCGCAGGAGGTTCTGCTCGAAAGATTGGTCGAAACCCTTATGAATCACTTGATGATTCAGGCCGGGGCCGACAATGGCATGCTGATGATCGTCAGCGGTGCCGAAATGCAGTTGGCGGCGACGGCTTCGGTTGAAGCCGGTAATGTACGGGTCGCTCTGGATGCCGGGCAACCGCTCGAACAGATCGCGCCGGCCTCGGTGCTCAATGCCACGATGCGTACGCGCACGCCCTTGGTGCTCGACGATGCCTGGGCCGATTGTCCCGAGGCCTACAGCGCCGATCTGCAACCGCGCCAAGTGCGGTCAGTGTTATGCCTGCCATTGCTCAAACAAGGCACGTTGATCGGCCTAATCTATTTGGAAAATAGCCTGGTCCCCAAGCTATTCAGCGCCCCGCGCCTGACCATGCTGGAGATTCTCGCCTCTCAGGCCGCAGTGTCACTGCAAACCGCCAAGCTGTATGAACAGCTGGTCGAGGACAACAAGCTACGGGCGCAAATGGAAGCGGACTTGCGCAGTTCCCGTGCGGAATTGGCCCGCAGCTCGCACCTCAAGGTCATGGGCGAGCTTTCGGCTTCGATTGCCCATGAAATCAGCCAGCCGTTGCTGGGCATCGTGTCCAATGCCTCAGCCAGTCTGCGCTGGCTAAAGCGTGATCAGCCCGATCTGGAGGAGGCAATTCAGGGACTGGAAGACATTCGCTCGGACAGCGCGCGCGCCGCGGACATAGTCCAGGCACTTCGTGCACTCGCCAAACAGGCTCCGTTGCAACGGTTACCGGTGCAAATCGATCACTTGATCGCAGAGGTCCTGCGCCTGACCGCCACCGATCTGGCGAACCGCAATGTGAGCCTGGAGACCCGGCTCGAGGCGCAATGCCCGGTGTCGGTCGACGCGGTGCAGATCCAGCAGGTGGTGTTCAACCTGATCACCAATGCGCTGGATGCCATCGCCGGTGCAGGGTTGCCCAATGGACGCATCATCATCAGCTCAGTGGTAAAGGACGCTCATGTCCAGGTCTGCTTCCAGGACAACGGCCCCGGCATTGACGCGCACCAGCGCGAGCAGATCTTCGATGCGTTCTACACCACCAAAGGCAGCGGCATGGGCATGGGCCTGGCCATCTGCAGGTCGGTGATCGGTGCACACGGCGGGACAGTGGCGGTTCAGGACAGCGAGCAGGGCGCGCGGATTTGCTTCAAGCTGCCCCTGGCACCGGCCAGCTCCGGATGA